One Planktothrix serta PCC 8927 DNA segment encodes these proteins:
- a CDS encoding Tab2/Atab2 family RNA-binding protein gives MVIWQADFYRRPLKDTSGQPLWELLVCDQTRKVEFIAMCPQSQANSTWLVEQLQQAIVTQKPDRIQVFRPQSLSLLELAGKVLGIFVEPSRNTVALKQWLNERSQHYSELEYYTGEPYEPVNLEQLPPLPLPENLWGDRWRFANIPAGNLQEFFADRPIPILQMPDQFLPFNLGLASVVALPGIVIDGGKKSMQLARWLAEIQPFSCNYITGSPDGLILESGLVDRWVVATFEDAEVTEAAKIFAVRKQLAKGLHFLLVQPDDSGITFSGFWLLKGEIKN, from the coding sequence ATGGTAATTTGGCAAGCTGATTTTTATCGTCGTCCTCTGAAGGATACAAGCGGACAACCTCTTTGGGAGTTGTTAGTCTGTGATCAGACTCGTAAGGTTGAGTTTATAGCGATGTGTCCTCAGTCCCAAGCGAATTCGACTTGGTTAGTTGAACAGTTGCAGCAAGCAATTGTTACGCAGAAACCGGATCGGATTCAAGTATTTCGTCCGCAATCTTTAAGTTTATTAGAACTGGCAGGAAAAGTATTAGGAATTTTCGTCGAACCTTCTCGAAATACGGTGGCATTAAAACAGTGGTTAAATGAACGTTCTCAACACTATTCTGAGCTAGAATATTATACAGGTGAACCTTATGAACCTGTAAATTTAGAACAACTGCCACCTTTACCTTTACCAGAGAATTTATGGGGCGATCGCTGGCGATTTGCTAACATTCCTGCGGGAAATTTGCAAGAATTTTTTGCAGATCGTCCGATTCCTATTCTACAAATGCCTGATCAATTTTTACCGTTTAATTTGGGGTTAGCCTCTGTGGTAGCTCTTCCGGGGATTGTGATTGATGGGGGTAAAAAATCGATGCAGTTGGCGAGATGGTTAGCGGAAATTCAACCTTTTTCTTGCAATTATATTACAGGTTCACCCGATGGATTAATTTTAGAATCCGGCTTAGTTGATCGGTGGGTTGTGGCAACCTTTGAAGATGCGGAAGTTACGGAAGCTGCTAAAATCTTTGCAGTTAGAAAACAGTTAGCCAAGGGATTACATTTTCTATTAGTTCAACCGGATGATTCTGGGATAACTTTTAGTGGATTTTGGTTATTAAAAGGGGAAATAAAAAACTAA
- a CDS encoding helix-turn-helix domain-containing transcriptional regulator, translating to MQPLTRNYQDYLIESLKDPSEAALYLWAILQEKDPEPELLLSALQDVAMALGQEKMSPEQLQEHLSRLKTVLDQPGSQGIYSLSSWLQSLGLTLSIIVNSEPNSTLESVAETVEVKL from the coding sequence ATGCAACCTTTAACTAGAAATTATCAAGACTATTTAATTGAATCTCTCAAAGATCCATCTGAAGCCGCATTATATCTTTGGGCAATTTTACAAGAAAAAGATCCTGAACCTGAATTATTATTATCTGCCCTTCAAGATGTTGCAATGGCACTGGGACAAGAAAAAATGTCTCCAGAACAACTTCAAGAACATTTATCGCGTTTGAAAACAGTTCTCGACCAACCCGGAAGCCAAGGGATTTATAGTTTATCCAGTTGGCTGCAATCTTTAGGACTAACTTTAAGCATTATCGTTAATTCTGAACCGAATTCTACACTAGAATCTGTTGCTGAAACTGTAGAAGTTAAACTGTAG
- a CDS encoding valine--pyruvate transaminase: protein MNPALTQFGERMSRLTGVRAIMKDIIETLRSGKGKDFINLSAGNPVILPEVEQLWRDCTAQLLSSPEYGEVVCRYGSSQGYQPFIDVIVEDFNSRYGLNLTEQNVLITPGSQSIYFYAANAFGGYTTEGKLKKIVLPLSPDYTGYGGVSLIPEAVFAYQPSLDIDEVNHHFKYRPDFSQLTIDETTGCVVFSRPCNPSGNVLTEEEVKKIAALAEPFEVPVFIDSAYAPPFPALNFAEMKPIFGDNIIHCISLSKAGLPGERLGIAIGDEGTIQVLEAFQTNMCIHSPRYGQAIAARAIGSGALSEISTEVIRPYYQQKFTVVETALNQAMPNNLPWFLHRGEGAIFAWMWFKDLPMTDWELYQQLKEVGVIVVPGSSFFPGLQGEWSHKNQCIRISLTATDEEITEGMKRLATVIEQVYQHSIVGV, encoded by the coding sequence ATGAATCCTGCATTGACACAATTTGGTGAACGGATGTCTCGTTTAACCGGGGTTCGTGCCATTATGAAAGATATTATTGAAACCTTAAGATCAGGAAAGGGAAAAGATTTTATTAATTTAAGTGCAGGAAATCCGGTAATTTTACCAGAAGTTGAACAATTATGGCGAGATTGTACTGCACAATTGCTATCAAGTCCTGAATATGGGGAAGTCGTTTGTCGGTATGGTTCTAGTCAGGGATATCAACCGTTTATTGATGTTATTGTTGAGGATTTTAACTCTCGTTATGGGTTAAATTTAACCGAACAAAATGTATTAATTACACCGGGAAGTCAATCAATTTATTTTTATGCTGCTAATGCTTTTGGCGGATATACCACCGAGGGCAAATTGAAAAAAATTGTTCTTCCTCTGAGTCCTGATTATACCGGATATGGGGGTGTGAGTTTAATTCCTGAAGCTGTTTTTGCCTATCAGCCCAGCCTCGATATTGATGAAGTCAATCATCATTTTAAATATCGTCCTGATTTCAGTCAATTAACCATTGATGAAACCACCGGATGTGTGGTTTTCTCCCGTCCCTGTAATCCCAGTGGCAATGTTTTAACCGAAGAAGAAGTTAAAAAAATTGCAGCGTTAGCAGAACCTTTTGAGGTTCCTGTCTTTATTGATTCTGCTTATGCTCCACCCTTTCCTGCCCTAAATTTTGCCGAGATGAAACCCATTTTTGGGGATAATATTATTCATTGTATTAGTTTATCAAAAGCAGGATTACCTGGAGAACGATTAGGGATTGCGATTGGGGATGAAGGCACAATTCAAGTATTAGAAGCCTTTCAAACCAATATGTGTATTCATTCCCCCCGTTATGGACAAGCGATCGCTGCGCGTGCTATTGGTTCTGGAGCGTTATCAGAAATTTCTACCGAGGTCATTCGTCCTTATTATCAACAGAAATTCACCGTTGTTGAAACCGCATTAAATCAGGCAATGCCTAACAATTTACCTTGGTTTTTACATCGGGGAGAAGGAGCAATTTTCGCTTGGATGTGGTTTAAAGATTTACCGATGACCGACTGGGAATTATATCAACAGTTAAAAGAAGTCGGAGTTATTGTTGTTCCCGGTAGTTCATTTTTTCCGGGTTTACAAGGAGAATGGAGTCATAAAAACCAATGTATTCGCATTAGTTTAACAGCAACAGATGAGGAAATTACAGAAGGCATGAAACGGTTGGCAACGGTGATTGAACAGGTTTATCAACATTCTATTGTTGGGGTTTAA
- a CDS encoding hybrid sensor histidine kinase/response regulator has translation MKRKWLYRFLSPNRQIVPYLVLLSTLLLTAIATYYVESTARTQDRLRFDTSIQRTENLIRDHVKTYIALLRAGSGLFAAQNDVDREEFRAYMERLQLREEYRGIQGIGFTIRFLASEKEQLIARMQTEGISNFAIHPDDNRPEYHAIIYLEPLDQRNQAAIGYDMFSEPVRRKAMERARDGGFPAASGRVTLRQEIDANKQAGFLIYFPIYQGNSIPPTVIERRQKLLGFIYSPFRMGDLMQGLFGSNSESFIDFEIYDGLAITPAHLLYDSNPDHSFGFKPRFERRKMISIAEQTWTIVYTSRPELDFNSQRLMAPYIALSGSLVSLILFGLMRSQIQARRIAEKNATELRKSEKALRESEARFQAFMNYSPAVAWICDLEGRMLYFSRSYTQTFNISEDALGKTVFDLFPPKLASKFLEEISIVASENRVLEVIDSIPRRDGKIGEFLAYQFPIWDAYGQPLVGGVAIDRTESRQAEALLRRSEVQYRTMIEQSPLSILILSLDGFVQRVNRAWEDLWGIKGEDIKDYNLLADQQLIEKGIIPYIQRGFAGEAVAIPPILYDPHQTFPKLSIYGYAQRWVQAYVYPVRDEIGQIREVVFIYEDITERKHAEEELQESEARFRTLIETTFDGIIIHENGIILDANQGAAIMFDCLLGEMIGSSFLDFVTPESQALILHNITNNLQAPYSAMGFKKDGTNFYVEIIGRPQVYKGREVQVTALRDITNRKQLEAQLRTRAEQLAEANRLKDEFLATLSHELRTPLNAMLGWTQLLMSKHLDEETFNRATETINRNTRTLAQLIEDLLDVSRIINGKLHLTLNPTSLIPIIEAAIDTVRPAAEAKNITIHVSLQPNIGIVLGDGNRLQQVIWNLLTNAVKFSAEEGQIQVRLDKSQENNSCSNSDPQLSLNQEPLEADIKQVETVNYAEIQVSDTGQGISPDFLPFVFERFRQADGSITRKQGGLGLGLAIVRHLVELHGGSVSVESPGLGKGATFTIKLPLMTSDLLKDNEDFLSENNLMLESCLKLKGIRILVVDDEVDARDLVAHILQNCGADVVTVGSAEEAINTLKTNNTSPFHILVSDIGMPQGDGYSLLRQIRLLPPEEGGKIPALALTAYAKAEDRKAAFSAGFHAHLAKPIEAHELLFTIANLIEIIG, from the coding sequence ATGAAGCGTAAATGGCTCTATAGGTTCTTATCACCCAATCGGCAGATTGTTCCCTATCTGGTGCTGTTAAGCACGTTGCTGCTAACGGCGATCGCCACTTATTATGTTGAATCTACGGCGCGTACCCAGGATCGCTTGCGATTTGATACCTCTATTCAACGCACGGAAAATCTGATTCGAGATCATGTTAAAACCTATATTGCCTTACTGCGGGCAGGAAGTGGATTATTTGCGGCTCAAAATGATGTAGATCGAGAAGAATTTCGCGCCTACATGGAACGCTTACAACTGCGTGAAGAATATCGCGGTATTCAAGGAATTGGGTTTACAATTCGGTTTCTAGCATCTGAAAAAGAGCAATTAATTGCCCGAATGCAAACAGAAGGAATCTCTAACTTTGCGATTCATCCTGATGATAATCGACCCGAATATCATGCCATTATCTATCTCGAACCCTTAGATCAACGTAACCAAGCTGCGATTGGTTATGATATGTTTAGTGAACCTGTGCGTCGGAAGGCAATGGAACGCGCCAGAGACGGCGGCTTCCCGGCGGCATCGGGTCGAGTGACACTGCGACAAGAAATTGATGCGAATAAACAAGCGGGGTTTTTAATTTATTTCCCGATTTATCAAGGCAATTCTATTCCCCCAACTGTTATAGAAAGACGACAGAAATTATTGGGATTTATTTATAGTCCGTTTCGGATGGGTGACTTGATGCAAGGGCTTTTTGGAAGCAATTCAGAATCTTTTATTGATTTTGAAATTTATGATGGTTTAGCGATTACTCCGGCTCATCTCCTGTATGATTCTAATCCTGATCATTCCTTTGGGTTCAAACCCCGATTTGAACGTCGGAAAATGATCTCAATTGCCGAACAAACTTGGACAATTGTATATACTTCTCGTCCTGAATTAGATTTTAATTCTCAACGTCTAATGGCTCCCTATATTGCGTTATCAGGGAGTTTGGTGAGTCTGATTTTATTTGGATTAATGCGATCGCAAATTCAAGCCAGACGCATTGCTGAAAAAAACGCAACAGAATTGAGAAAATCAGAAAAAGCCCTGCGAGAAAGTGAAGCCCGATTTCAGGCTTTTATGAATTATAGTCCGGCGGTGGCTTGGATTTGCGATCTCGAAGGTCGAATGTTGTATTTTAGTCGAAGTTATACCCAAACCTTTAACATTTCAGAGGATGCTTTAGGAAAAACGGTCTTTGATTTGTTTCCCCCAAAATTAGCCTCAAAATTCCTAGAGGAAATTTCTATTGTGGCTTCAGAAAATCGGGTTTTAGAAGTAATTGATTCTATTCCTCGACGAGATGGAAAAATCGGAGAATTTTTAGCTTATCAATTTCCAATTTGGGATGCTTACGGACAACCATTAGTTGGAGGTGTAGCAATTGATCGCACGGAAAGCCGTCAAGCTGAAGCCTTATTACGTCGTTCAGAAGTACAATATCGAACGATGATTGAACAATCTCCTCTGAGTATTTTAATTTTATCCTTAGATGGTTTTGTTCAGCGTGTCAATCGAGCCTGGGAAGACCTCTGGGGAATTAAAGGGGAAGACATCAAAGACTACAATCTTTTAGCGGATCAACAATTAATTGAAAAAGGGATCATTCCTTATATTCAACGGGGGTTTGCTGGGGAAGCCGTTGCCATTCCTCCGATTTTATATGATCCCCATCAAACCTTCCCCAAATTGTCGATTTATGGGTATGCTCAACGCTGGGTACAAGCCTATGTTTACCCGGTGCGGGATGAAATTGGTCAAATTCGAGAAGTGGTGTTTATCTATGAAGATATTACCGAACGCAAACACGCCGAAGAAGAATTACAAGAAAGTGAAGCTCGGTTTAGAACGTTAATTGAAACAACATTTGATGGGATTATTATTCATGAAAATGGTATTATTCTGGATGCCAATCAAGGGGCAGCAATTATGTTTGATTGTTTGTTAGGAGAAATGATAGGGTCTTCTTTTCTGGATTTTGTTACCCCGGAGAGTCAAGCTTTAATTTTACACAATATCACAAATAATTTACAAGCTCCATATTCAGCTATGGGATTCAAAAAAGATGGGACAAATTTTTATGTAGAAATTATCGGTCGTCCCCAGGTTTATAAAGGGCGTGAAGTTCAAGTTACAGCCCTACGAGATATCACAAATCGCAAACAATTAGAAGCGCAACTCCGCACCCGTGCTGAACAATTAGCAGAAGCTAACCGCCTCAAAGATGAATTTTTAGCCACGCTTTCCCATGAATTACGAACGCCTTTAAATGCTATGTTAGGATGGACACAACTGTTAATGTCGAAACATTTAGATGAAGAAACATTTAATCGAGCCACAGAAACTATTAATCGCAATACCCGAACTTTAGCTCAACTGATTGAAGATTTATTAGATGTCTCTCGAATTATTAATGGAAAATTGCATTTAACTCTTAATCCTACCTCTTTAATTCCTATTATTGAAGCGGCAATTGACACCGTGCGTCCGGCTGCTGAGGCGAAAAATATTACGATTCATGTTTCTCTTCAGCCTAATATTGGGATTGTTTTAGGGGATGGCAACCGTTTACAACAAGTGATTTGGAATCTGTTGACAAATGCGGTGAAATTTAGCGCAGAAGAAGGACAAATTCAAGTCCGACTCGACAAGTCTCAAGAGAACAATTCCTGTTCTAATTCAGACCCTCAACTTTCCTTAAATCAAGAACCTTTAGAAGCCGATATTAAGCAAGTTGAGACGGTGAATTATGCAGAAATTCAAGTCAGTGATACCGGACAAGGAATTAGCCCGGACTTTTTACCTTTTGTGTTTGAACGCTTTCGTCAAGCCGATGGTTCAATTACTCGCAAACAGGGGGGATTAGGATTAGGATTAGCAATTGTGCGCCATTTAGTGGAACTGCATGGAGGAAGCGTTAGTGTTGAGAGTCCAGGGTTAGGAAAGGGTGCAACATTTACGATTAAGTTACCACTGATGACATCGGATTTGTTAAAGGATAATGAGGATTTTCTGAGTGAAAATAATTTGATGCTGGAGAGTTGTTTGAAGTTAAAGGGAATACGAATATTAGTGGTGGATGATGAAGTAGATGCTCGTGATTTAGTTGCTCATATTTTGCAAAATTGTGGGGCGGATGTGGTGACAGTAGGGAGTGCAGAAGAAGCAATAAATACGTTAAAAACTAATAATACATCCCCTTTTCATATCTTAGTCAGTGATATTGGAATGCCCCAGGGGGACGGTTATTCATTATTACGTCAAATTCGTTTATTACCCCCAGAAGAAGGTGGAAAAATTCCCGCTTTAGCCCTCACAGCTTATGCTAAAGCCGAAGATCGTAAAGCAGCATTCTCCGCCGGGTTTCATGCTCATTTAGCGAAACCGATAGAAGCTCATGAATTACTATTTACAATCGCCAATTTAATTGAGATTATCGGATAA
- a CDS encoding DnaJ C-terminal domain-containing protein, whose protein sequence is MPATDYKDYYTILGLDKTATADDIKKAYRKLARKYHPDMNPGNKQAEARFKEVNEAYEVLSDPDKRRKYDQFGQYWNQAGSTGWPGGAGSNADVSGFDFTEFNSFDEFINALLGRGAAGARPGSSSSRSYSYRPQTGGPSGFGGSPYNNDFSSGFNSRNPSTVADTEAIITLTLSEAFHGTQKRYATGEVTIPAGVKPGSRIRVRGQGQLDPYSQQRGNLYLKVEIQPHPFFQFDGENLVCELPVTPDELVLGTSIEVPTPDGMVTMNIPPGIRSGQSLRLRGKGWPKPKAGGRTDQLVKIVVVPPKELSSNEREYYEKIRASRTFNPRSSLKDIKL, encoded by the coding sequence ATGCCTGCGACTGACTATAAAGACTACTACACCATTTTAGGACTAGACAAAACCGCAACGGCCGATGATATTAAAAAAGCCTACCGGAAACTAGCCCGAAAATATCACCCGGACATGAATCCGGGGAATAAACAAGCTGAGGCGCGTTTTAAAGAAGTCAACGAAGCCTATGAGGTGTTATCCGACCCCGATAAACGCCGCAAATACGACCAATTTGGTCAATATTGGAACCAAGCCGGAAGTACAGGTTGGCCCGGTGGTGCCGGGTCTAATGCCGACGTTAGCGGGTTTGATTTTACTGAATTTAACAGTTTTGATGAATTTATTAACGCGCTTTTAGGTCGGGGTGCCGCCGGAGCTAGACCCGGAAGTAGTAGCAGTCGCAGTTATTCCTATCGTCCCCAGACTGGAGGGCCATCGGGATTCGGTGGCAGTCCCTACAATAATGATTTTTCCTCTGGATTTAATTCTCGCAATCCCTCTACCGTCGCTGACACAGAAGCCATCATTACCCTCACCCTCAGTGAAGCGTTTCATGGGACTCAAAAACGCTATGCAACGGGAGAAGTCACGATTCCAGCCGGAGTCAAACCCGGAAGCCGAATTCGAGTTCGAGGTCAAGGTCAACTTGATCCCTACAGCCAACAACGGGGGAATTTATATCTGAAAGTGGAAATTCAACCCCATCCTTTCTTTCAATTTGACGGGGAAAATCTCGTCTGTGAACTACCTGTAACCCCCGATGAATTGGTTTTAGGGACATCGATTGAAGTGCCCACACCCGATGGTATGGTGACGATGAATATTCCGCCCGGTATTCGTTCAGGACAGTCGTTACGGTTGCGGGGGAAAGGCTGGCCAAAACCCAAAGCAGGAGGTCGCACCGATCAATTAGTCAAAATTGTGGTGGTGCCCCCTAAAGAACTCAGTTCTAATGAACGAGAATATTATGAAAAAATTCGCGCCAGTCGCACGTTTAATCCTCGCAGTAGCTTAAAAGATATAAAGCTATAA
- a CDS encoding ParA family protein, which produces MKFMRLLTWFDVQRVIRRETSYGSQLPNGVVRINCFSDALEIGIINDEYKPEINTILKKWFGDWYQEEQFIIQLDIGDSTLPVEFSVEDNFYEKNIVVRPFWEEIAYLESDPEVIAERSKSVHLPEKYETPPGLIAFYSFKGGVGRTLHLAAHLFALLERAKEIDKAITILVIDADLEAPGLTYWNRAEKQQPTLSFIDFLESYHYSPIDREQTLSFLAKEIKKSSKSEGKSTVYFLPACLNDHQLLDTPILPEQLVRTLDGTWECGNALHRLGHAVGADYIFIDLRAGLSEISSPIIFDPRIQRFIITTITEQSISGTSLVLEQIGRVAPPENSINDQQYYDPSLILTMLTPELKQLPAFEDALVRFQSAYIQSEEDNLYSTRLQIKETYFAQELLYINNWEEARSKLRPTSVMKVAFEWANEQLYEQENQNLNSGMTNQSDPLSEVQKLMQICEKYEYAEQGEGEDLLVTEPLKNLATQFQDDLPRVVSIGAKGAGKTFNYIQLSRFKYWENFLKKIDPSQPLRTSQTYIFPLLQSGKLSDQAKNIINEARNEVQMVIGDQQSFQSSDCVDRIKRAISHNSAWSEPEWTEFWIKEMARVIGINVDQTSSLSLSTINHELKDKSLKIIFLFDGLEDIFSDIAANSQQKIALKSLIEDLPNKLSEIRQSNLGVIIFLRRDFLRYTITQNLGQFENLYRSYDLLWDQDSFLKLVFWLCAQSKIMGAEQINIESLSREDLIDKLQDLWGKRLGSDHSKEAYSYAWIFAALTDFNGRLQARDIVRFLYNAAKITVEQSNNIQFEKWSTSRLLPPQSIRKALKPCSEKKVEEAKEEYPEFEKWVETLRQYSVELRSIPFAVEKFDMEPTTVRILEDMGVIYEDKEKEDIARFYMPEIFREGLGFSGKGARPRVLALKRKVLGRGIV; this is translated from the coding sequence ATGAAATTCATGAGATTATTGACCTGGTTTGATGTGCAAAGGGTGATTCGTCGAGAAACAAGTTACGGGAGTCAATTACCTAATGGAGTTGTCAGAATTAATTGTTTTTCAGATGCTTTAGAGATTGGTATTATTAACGATGAGTATAAACCTGAAATTAATACTATTTTAAAAAAATGGTTTGGTGATTGGTATCAAGAGGAACAATTTATTATTCAGCTTGATATAGGTGATTCTACATTACCTGTAGAATTTAGTGTAGAAGATAATTTTTATGAAAAAAATATTGTTGTTCGTCCCTTTTGGGAAGAAATTGCTTATCTTGAAAGTGACCCCGAAGTAATAGCAGAAAGATCAAAATCAGTTCATCTTCCTGAAAAATATGAAACTCCTCCCGGTTTAATTGCATTCTATTCTTTTAAAGGTGGAGTGGGAAGAACTCTACACTTAGCTGCCCATCTTTTTGCCTTGTTAGAAAGAGCTAAAGAAATAGATAAAGCAATTACGATATTAGTCATTGATGCCGATTTAGAAGCTCCGGGTTTGACCTATTGGAATCGTGCTGAAAAACAACAACCTACTCTTTCATTTATTGATTTTTTAGAATCCTATCATTATTCTCCAATTGACCGAGAACAAACCCTTTCATTTTTAGCAAAAGAAATCAAAAAATCTTCTAAATCCGAAGGAAAGTCAACGGTATATTTCTTACCTGCTTGTCTCAATGATCATCAACTTTTAGATACACCCATTCTTCCTGAACAATTAGTCAGAACTTTAGATGGAACTTGGGAATGTGGAAATGCGCTGCATCGTTTAGGTCATGCTGTTGGTGCAGATTATATTTTTATTGATCTCAGAGCAGGTTTGAGTGAAATATCGAGTCCGATTATTTTTGATCCCCGAATTCAGCGTTTTATTATAACAACAATTACAGAACAATCAATAAGCGGTACAAGTTTAGTGCTTGAACAAATTGGTCGCGTAGCACCGCCAGAAAATAGTATAAATGATCAACAATATTATGATCCATCTTTAATCCTTACTATGCTCACGCCAGAACTCAAACAATTACCAGCTTTTGAGGATGCTTTGGTGAGATTTCAGTCTGCTTATATACAATCTGAAGAAGATAATTTATATTCGACAAGACTACAAATCAAAGAAACTTATTTTGCCCAGGAATTACTTTATATTAATAATTGGGAAGAAGCCCGATCAAAACTTAGACCAACTTCAGTCATGAAAGTGGCTTTTGAGTGGGCTAACGAACAGTTGTATGAGCAGGAAAATCAGAACTTAAATTCAGGAATGACTAATCAATCTGATCCCCTATCTGAAGTTCAGAAACTTATGCAAATCTGCGAGAAGTACGAATATGCTGAACAGGGTGAAGGGGAAGATTTATTAGTGACAGAACCCTTAAAAAATTTAGCAACTCAGTTTCAGGATGACTTACCCCGTGTTGTATCAATTGGTGCTAAAGGGGCGGGTAAAACCTTTAATTATATTCAGTTATCCCGCTTTAAATATTGGGAAAATTTTTTAAAAAAGATTGATCCGTCCCAACCATTAAGAACTTCACAAACTTATATTTTCCCTCTGTTGCAATCAGGAAAACTGAGTGACCAGGCAAAAAATATTATCAATGAAGCTAGAAATGAAGTTCAAATGGTGATTGGTGACCAGCAGAGCTTTCAATCTTCAGATTGTGTAGATAGAATCAAAAGAGCAATTTCTCATAACTCAGCTTGGAGTGAACCGGAATGGACAGAATTTTGGATTAAAGAGATGGCAAGAGTGATCGGGATTAATGTTGATCAAACCAGTTCTCTTAGTCTTTCTACAATCAATCATGAATTAAAAGATAAATCATTGAAAATCATTTTTCTATTTGATGGATTAGAAGATATTTTTTCTGATATTGCCGCTAATTCTCAACAAAAAATCGCGTTAAAATCTTTGATTGAAGATTTACCTAATAAGCTGTCTGAAATCAGACAATCTAATTTAGGCGTGATCATTTTCTTACGACGAGATTTCCTCCGTTATACGATTACTCAAAATTTAGGACAGTTTGAAAATCTTTACCGTTCTTATGATTTATTATGGGATCAAGATTCTTTTCTAAAGCTAGTTTTTTGGCTTTGCGCTCAATCAAAAATAATGGGTGCAGAGCAAATTAATATAGAAAGTTTGAGCCGAGAAGATTTGATAGACAAACTACAAGATTTATGGGGTAAAAGGTTGGGTTCTGATCACTCTAAAGAAGCCTATTCTTATGCTTGGATATTTGCTGCTTTAACAGATTTTAATGGCAGATTACAAGCCAGAGATATTGTTCGGTTTTTGTATAATGCGGCTAAAATTACAGTGGAACAATCCAACAATATTCAATTTGAAAAATGGTCTACTAGCCGACTTTTACCGCCCCAATCAATCCGTAAAGCTTTAAAACCTTGTAGTGAAAAGAAAGTAGAGGAAGCAAAAGAAGAATATCCAGAGTTTGAAAAATGGGTTGAGACACTACGACAATATTCTGTTGAACTACGCAGCATTCCTTTTGCTGTAGAAAAGTTTGATATGGAACCAACAACCGTTAGAATATTAGAGGACATGGGAGTGATTTATGAAGATAAAGAAAAAGAAGATATAGCTCGTTTTTATATGCCGGAAATCTTTCGAGAAGGGTTGGGTTTTTCCGGCAAAGGGGCGCGTCCCCGTGTGTTAGCTTTAAAGAGAAAAGTATTAGGACGGGGCATTGTCTAA
- a CDS encoding ABC transporter permease, protein MQRYFKILTLFWETAIAAELEYRINFLISAITSLGSLIGSIFSLFLFYRTGYSFEGWSWEEVLIVLGIFTILQGFSTTILVPNLNRIVTQVQEGTLDFVLLKPLSSQFWLSTRMISPWGIPDLIFGCSIIAYQGNKLGLTAKDYLASLLPLSFGIMSLYSIWFILGATSIWFVKIYNVTEVLRGLLEAGRYPMVAYPMAYRFFFTFIVPVAFLTTIPAESILGRTEISWVMSSGLLALGLLIISAKFWQFALKFYTSASS, encoded by the coding sequence ATGCAACGCTATTTTAAGATTTTAACCTTATTTTGGGAAACTGCGATCGCCGCCGAACTGGAATATCGGATTAATTTTTTGATTTCTGCTATCACCAGTTTAGGTAGTTTAATTGGCAGTATTTTTAGCTTATTTCTATTTTATAGAACGGGTTATAGTTTTGAAGGATGGAGTTGGGAAGAAGTCTTAATTGTTCTCGGAATTTTTACAATTTTACAAGGATTTTCAACAACAATATTAGTTCCTAACTTAAACCGAATTGTCACCCAAGTTCAAGAGGGAACCTTAGATTTTGTCTTACTAAAACCCCTTAGTAGTCAATTTTGGCTGTCCACTCGCATGATATCGCCTTGGGGAATACCCGATCTAATTTTTGGCTGTTCAATTATTGCCTATCAAGGGAATAAACTAGGGTTAACAGCCAAAGATTATCTAGCCAGTTTATTACCTCTTTCCTTTGGAATCATGAGTTTATATAGTATCTGGTTTATCCTGGGAGCAACCAGTATTTGGTTTGTTAAAATTTATAATGTTACTGAGGTATTGCGAGGATTATTAGAAGCTGGACGATATCCAATGGTGGCTTATCCAATGGCTTATCGTTTCTTTTTTACCTTTATTGTTCCCGTCGCTTTTTTAACCACAATTCCAGCAGAATCAATTTTAGGACGAACTGAAATATCCTGGGTGATGAGTTCAGGATTATTAGCTCTAGGATTATTAATCATTTCCGCCAAATTTTGGCAATTTGCCTTAAAATTCTATACCAGTGCATCGAGTTGA